A region of the Candidatus Paceibacterota bacterium genome:
TTTCGCTTCGCGCGAACCGGCTTGCCGTCCACCTTTACCCGGTCGTGAACGGGATCAATCCGGACACCCAACTCCCCGACTGTCCTGCCGTTTACCTCCACCCGCCCCGCGAGGATAATTTGCTCCCCGGCGCGCCGCGAGGCGATCCCTGCCTCCGCCAAAAACTTATGCAGGCGAACCATCGGATTCCAGAAACCACAGCACGAACTGCGGAACGCAGCGACGCAGGACAGCTTGTGCTGTCGCTGACGTCGCGCTCCGCCTCCTCCGCCGGCTTAAGCGTCTTTCTTGGTCTTGCGCAGCCCGGTGATGCGGTCTCCCGCTTTCCACTGGCCGCGTTTCTTAAGCAGTTCTACCCGCTCAAAACGCTTGAGCACGTTTCGCTTGCCGCCCAATGTGGCCGTCGCGCGCAGACTCCGATGCTGTGACATAACTCAAATTCCTACTGCTGTTTGCTTGTGTTTCAACCGCTCCCATGGGAAGCGGAGTGGGTTTGTATCATGCCCACCCCCAGTTGCCAAACGTTTATTTACAGTTCTTCGCGGATTTGCGGGGTGTACCAATAGCGATTCGTCGTTTCGGACGCCCCCTTTTGCCTCCAGCCCCCCCGCCGCACGGACGGCAGCGCCGTTACGGCGCCCGCACGCCGTCGTTGGCTTGCGGTTGGCTGGACTATGGCTTGTTAGTGCAGTCCGGCCCCGGTGTGTATCCCATGGGGAGCGCTCCCCATGGGATACACACCGGGGCCCCACCGTGCCGTCACCGTAACCCCAAGGCAGAGGCGTCGGGGTCAGCGGGGGCTGGAGGAGGCAGGTAGGCAGGAAAACTGTCCAAAATTTGGACAGCGCGCGGGTAGAGGTTGGAACTACCCATTCAGTTCCGGCCGGGCAGCAACGTTGCCCTTGTAATCCCTGTGCCTCAGCAATCCGGGTTGCTCAGGTGGCCCTATCCTTGACCGTCGGAGTTGGCCTCGATCCGGTTCAGGGCCGCACGGCAAAACCGCCAGTCCTGGAGCGAATCAAATGCGGCGAACTGATACACGAGCACAATCAGCCAAAATACGGCCTGGTAACTGCCCTTGGAACACTTATGCCGCAGCCGCCGCTGCGCCAGGAATGCGCCGGGCCACCCCCCAAGCAACTCCAGCATATGGAGCCGCGCCTCGGGCAGCCGCCACGCGCGCTCCTGCGCCCGCCGCTTGTCCGCCGCGTACGCCCAATACGTGAGCGCGCTCACAATCCCCCCGTAAACGCCAGCCCATAGGAAATATCCACCCAACCGCAGCCCGGCCATTACCGGCAGCGCTAGCAGGCCAAGGAGCACCAGCAAGTTCATCACACCTGCGCCCCGGACAGCGCCCGCTCGCGCTCGAGCAATGTCGGGTGTGAGTAATAAAACCCGCTGTAGAGCGGATGAGGAGTGAGGTTGCTCAAGTTCTTCTCGTTCAACTTGCGCAGTGCACCAATCAGCGAACGCGGCTCATTCATGACCTGCGACGCAAAGGCATCCGCCTGGTATTCGTAACGCCGCGACCACCAATGCGCCACCGGTGAGAAATCGGGTAGGAGGTGAGGGTTAGAACCTCACCGTCCTCCCACACCACCGGA
Encoded here:
- a CDS encoding DUF1294 domain-containing protein, with amino-acid sequence MNLLVLLGLLALPVMAGLRLGGYFLWAGVYGGIVSALTYWAYAADKRRAQERAWRLPEARLHMLELLGGWPGAFLAQRRLRHKCSKGSYQAVFWLIVLVYQFAAFDSLQDWRFCRAALNRIEANSDGQG
- a CDS encoding M48 family metalloprotease; its protein translation is MAHWWSRRYEYQADAFASQVMNEPRSLIGALRKLNEKNLSNLTPHPLYSGFYYSHPTLLERERALSGAQV
- a CDS encoding small basic protein, with amino-acid sequence MSQHRSLRATATLGGKRNVLKRFERVELLKKRGQWKAGDRITGLRKTKKDA